The nucleotide window GGGGCCGCCCCGATATGGCGCTGTTCAAATTCACCCGCGCCATTTTCGAGAACAAGCCGATCGACGTGTATAATCATGGCGATATGAAACGCGACTTCACCTTTATCGAGGATCTCGTCGAGGGCATCCGGCTACTGGTGGATGCGGTTCCCGCGCGGCTGGACGCGGTCCCCGAGGGCGACAGCCTCTCGCCGGTTGCGCCGTTCCGCGTGGTGAATATCGGCAATAATGACGCCGTCCAGCTGACCGATTTTATTTCGGCAATCGAAGAAGCGACGGGGCGGATAGCGCAAAAAAACCTGATGCCGATGCAGGCGGGGGATGTGCCTGCGACATGGGCGGATGCGGGTTTGTTGAAATCCCTGACCGGTTATGCACCGAAAACCTCGGTGCGAGAGGGCGTAAAGGCCTTTGTGGACTGGTATCGCGGTTATTACAGGCTCTGAAATCCGCTAGAGCGTCTGCGATGCCTGCACGGAAAAGCGGCAGCGGCGCAAATTCGCACCATTGGCCCGCGCAACCATCTGGCGATCTCGTAGTCAAGCCGCTAGCCTTCCAGAAAACCGATTTCCAAGGAGGAGCAGGCCATGGCCCAGAAGACAGTCATCATCATCGGAGCAGGGATTGGTGGGCTGTGCGCGGGAATTGCGCTGCGCCGTCAGGGGTTTGACGTAAAGATATTCGAGAAGGTGCGCGAGGTGCGCCCGGTCGGGGCGGGGCTTTCGCTTTGGCCCAACGGGATCCAGTGCCTCAACCATTTGGGGCTGGGCGAACAGATCGCCAAGCTTGGCGGGATGATGGAGGATATGGCCTATATCGACGGGCTGACCGGCGAGACGATGTGTGCCTTTCCGCTGACGCCGCTGTGGGAGAAATCCGGCCAGCGCGGCTATCCGGTGGCGCGGGCTGCCACGCAGGAGATGCTGATGGACGAATTCGGGCGCGAGGAGATCGCGCTCGGGATGCGGCTGGTGGGCGTCGAGGATCTGGGCGAGACGGTTGTCGCGCGGTTCGAAGATGGCACCGAGGTGGTGGGCGATTTTCTGATCGGGGCGGATGGGGCGCATAGCCTTGTGCGTGAGCATCTTCTGGGTCCGAAGGCGCGCCGCTATGCGGGCTATGTGAACTGGAACGGCATTGTCGAGGTCGATACGGCGATTGCGCCTGCCGACCGCTGGACGACCTTCGTGGCCGAGGGCAAACGCGCCTCTGTCATGCCGATCGGAGCGGGAGATGACGGCGAGGGGCGGTTCTATTTCTTCTTCGACCAGCCGATGCCGTCGGGCGTGGCCCCCGAGCGGGCCGAATACAGGGCGCTGTTGCAGGAGAGTTTTGCCGGTTGGGCCGAGCCTGTGCAAAAACTGATTGCGGCGGCCGATGGCGGGGCAATCAACCGCGTCGAGATCCATGATATCGATCCGTTCATGACATGGGCCAAGGGGCGGATCTGTATTCTAGGCGACAGCGCGCATAACACCACGCCCGATCTGGGGCAGGGGGCCTGCATGGCGATCGAGGATGCGGTTGTGCTGGAGGATATGCTGGCGGCGCATGCGGATATTCCCGCTGCGCTGCAGGCCTATCAGGCGGCACGGGCCGAGCGCTGCGCCGATCTGGTGCTGCGGGCGCGGGCGCGGTGTGATGTGACCCATGGTGTGGATATGGCGGTGACCGAGGCGTGGTATGCAGAGCTGCGGCAGGAAACCGGCGAGGCGATTTTGTCGGGAATTTCCAAGACAGTCGAAGGTTCGCCGGTTTATGCGGAATTCGCCTGACTAAGGTCAGGCATCACGCTGACACGGGGTCAGGCCGGTTTATAAGGATTTCTTTGGAACCAGCCAGCGCCCGACTCGTTGGGGGAGTTAGAGACCGCGGACCGGCAGCGCCGGTCGGCTTATCCAACCCCCACGGGAGTCACCATGCATACCGAATTGAAGGTCAACGGAACGACCCACAGGCTGGATCACGATCCTCGCCTGACACTACTCGACGCGCTGCGCGACCATCTGGAGCTGACCGGCTCCAAAAAGGGCTGCGATCATGGACAATGCGGAGCCTGCACGGTTCTGGTAAACGGGCGTCGGGTGAATGCCTGCCTGTCGCTGGTCGCGATGCATGATGGCGATCAGGTGACCACGATCGAGGGGCTGGGCAATCCCGAGAACCTGTCCGATCTGCAGGCTGCCTTTGTAAAGAAGGACGGCTATCAGTGCGGGTATTGCACGCCCGGTCAGATTATGTCGGCCACCGGGATGATGGAAGAGGCCAAGGCGGGGGCGCCGTCACATGTGTCGCCGGATCTGGCGGGCGAGGTCAGCCTCGACGACGCCGAGATCGCCGAGCGGATGAGCGGCAACCTGTGCCGGTGCTCGGCCTATCCCTTTATTCGTGAAGCAATCGCAATGGCGGCGGAGGTGAAGAAATGAGGGAGTTCACCTATAGCCGTGCCGAAGATCAGGCCGCCGCGATCGGGGCGATGAGCAATGGCGCGCGCGCCATTGCGGGTGGGACCAACCTGCTGGATCTGATGAAAATTCAGGTCGAAGTGCCTCAGGCGCTCGTGGATATTTCCCGCGTGGCAGGTCTGGACAAGGTCGAGCCGCAGGACGGGGGCGTGCGGATTGGCGCGCTGGTGACCAATGCCGATCTGGCCGCCGATCCGAAGATCCGCGCGCTCTATCCGGTCCTGTCTCGCGCCATTCTGGCAGGGGCCTCGGGCCAGATCCGCAATAAGGCCACCACGGGCGGCAATCTGCTGCAGCGCACGCGTTGCCCGTATTTCTATGATACCTCGATGGCCTGCAACAAGCGCGAGGCGGGCACCGGCTGTTCGGCGCAGGGCGGTGTCGGGCGTATGTTGGCGATTTTCGGCACCTCCGAGGACTGCATGGCGGCGCATCCGTCGGATATGGCCGTGGCGATGCGGGTGCTCGAGGCGCAGATCGAGGTCACGGGCGAAGATGGCGCGCGTCTGGTTGCGATGGATGAGTTCTACACCCTTCCGGGGGATCGCCCGGATGTGGAGACGGTGCTCAAGCCGGGCGAGATGATTACGGCGGTGGTATTGCCCGCGCCGGTCAAAGGCTCGGTTCAGGCCTATCGCAAGGTGCGCGACCGCGCATCCTATGCTTTCGCTCTGGTGTCGGTGGCGGCAGTGATCACGCTGGAGAACGGCAAGATTGCGCAGGCCTCGCTGGCCTTTGGCGGTGTGGGCGTGCGCCCGTGGAAGAACGCCACCGTGGACGGGATGCTGGTGGGGCAGGAGCCAAGTGACGCGCTCTTCGCAAAGGTGGCCGAGGCGCTCTGCCGCGATGCCAATCCGCATCCCGAGACCGAGTTCAAACTTCCCCTTCTCAAACGCAGCCTGATGGCCGTGCTGCGGGAGGCCGCGGGCCTCGCACCGGCCTCGGCTGGCACCGATAAAACGAGGACTGCCGCATGAATGATGTCTTCCGTATGGACAAAGCCCAACCCCGCCTTCTCGACGAGATGCAGCAGGGGGTTTTGGGAAAACCGCTCGACCGGAGCGAGGGCGCGCTGAAGGTTTCGGGTCTTGCCACCTATGCCGCCGAGGTCAAACTGCCCGGTCGGGTCGATGGGGTCTTGGTGCGCGCCACGATCACCAAGGGGAAGGTGACAGGCATCGACGAGAGTTCGATTGCGCATCTTCCGGGGATTCTGGGCGTGTTCCACGGCCCGAAATTCCTGCGCAACCCCGCGCAGGGCATGGCGGACGAGGCTCCCTCGCAGCCCGATACGCGGGTCGATTACTACGGTCAGCCGGTAGCGCTGGTCGTGGCCGAGAGCTTCGAGCAGGCCCGTGACGGCGCGTTGAACCTGAAGATCAGCTATGAGGCCGAGGAGGTCTCGGTCGATCCGCTCGATGAGGCCTGCCATGCGCCCGACAATGACGGCGCGGTCATCAAGGGCGAGATCGACAAGGTGATGGCGGCGGCGGATGCTGCGGTCGATCTGACCTTCACCACGGCGGGCCATGTGGCGGCCGCGATGGAGCCCCATGCCGCCGTGGCCGAGTGGAAGGGCGAGCATGTGATCCTGCATGGTTCGCTGCAGATGCTGCGCTTCAACCGCAACGAGTTGGCGGATTCGCTTGGGATCGACCCGAAATATGTGCGGGTGCTCTCGCCCTATGTGGGCGGCGGGTTCGGGTCCAAGCTCGGCGTGGGCGCGGAGGCCGTGGCAGCCTGTCTGGCCGCCAAGGAGCTCGGGCGCCCCGTGCGGGTGGTGATGACGCGCCAGAACGTGTTTGACGCGGTGCTGCACCGGACCCAGACCGTCCAGCGGCTGCGCTTTGCCGCCGATAAATCGGGCAAGCTGTTGGCGATCGGTCATGACGATCTGGTGACGAACCTGTCGGATGAGGGCTTTGCCGAGCCGTGCTCGCAGGCGTCGCAATTCCTCTATGGTGCTGAAACACTGCATTTCCTGCAGACGGTGGCGCAGGTGCATCGCACGCCCACGGGCTCGGTGCGCGCACCGGGCGAGGCTGTGGGGATGGTGCCTTTTGAGGCCGCCTTTGACGAGCTGGCCGAGAAGCTGGACATGGATCCGGTGGAGTTGCGGCTGAAGAACATCCCCGATGCCGATCCGGTGGACGGGCTTGCCTACTCGGCGCGGTCGCTGGCCGAGAGCCTGCGTGAGGGGGCCAAGCAGTTCGGCTGGGACCAGCGTCAGGCACCGCGTTCGCGGATGGAGGGCGATTGGTATATCGGGATGGGCGTGGCCTCTGCCGCGCGCAAGAACCTGTTGGTGCCCTCGGCAGCGCGTGTCATCCTGCGCGGGGATGGTGCCGTGGTCGAGACCGATATGACCGATATCGGCACCGGTAGCTACACGATCCTGGGACAGATCGCGGCGGAGATGCTGGGTCTGCCGATGGAAAAGGTCGAGGTGCGTCTGGGTGATACCGATCTGCCGGGGGCCTCGGGCTCGGGCGGCTCTTTCGGGGCCAATTCGGCGGGTTCGGCGGTATTCCTCGCGGCCAAGAAACTGCGAGAGGAGGTTGCGGGCAAGCTTGGCTGCGATGTGGCGGATCTCACGCTGAAAGACGGGATCGCGCGGGGCGGCAATCTGGAAAAACCGCTTTCCGAGTTGATCGAGAGCGAGATCTCGGCGGAGGGGGCCATCGAGGGCGGCAAGACCTCGGAAGAGTTCCTGTCCTCGGGCTTTGGCGCGCATTTTGTCGAAGTCGCGGTGCATCGCTGGACCGGCGAGACCCGTGTGCGGCGGATGCTGGGGGTCTTCGGTATGGGGCGGATCCTCAACGAAAAGACCGCGCGCTCGCAGGCTGTGGGTGGCATGATCTGGGGCGTGGGCACGGCGCTCAACGAAGAGCTTTCCCATGATCCGCGCACCGGTCATCTGGTCTCGCGCGATCTTGCCAATTACCACGTCCCCTCCCATGCCGATATTCCGGGGAAGATGGATGTGGTCTTTTTGGAGGAGCGCGATGATCAGGCCAACCCGATCCAGACCAAGGGCATTGGCGAATTGGGGATTTCGGGTGCGGGGGCCGCAATCCTGAACGCCATTCACAACGCTTGCGGCGTGCGGGTCTATGATGTGCCAGCCACGCCCGACAAGATTGTGGCGGGGCTCGAAGCTCTCGAGGGCTAAAGACAGCAAAAAACGAGAATAGGGGCGGCCTCAGGGCCGCCCCTATTCCATCAGATCTGCCAGAAAATCGATATCGCGCAGATGCGCGGCAGGCAGAATGACTCGCCTGAGATCGGGGCGGTGGCGCAGCAGGCGTCCTGCGCCCTGATCGCCTGTCACCTCCCTCAATGCGGCAATATCCTGCGGTGCGATCAGCACTGGCGGCATGATCGGGTCGTCCGAACCCGCGCAGGCACAGGCGGGGGCTGTGCCCTCTGCCACCCGCGCCAGATCCTTGCGGGTGAGGGCGGGCATATCGCCGAGCGTGATGAGGATATTGCGGGTAGGCGTCCCGAGCGCGGCCAGCCCTGCTTTCAGGCTCTCCGATTGAGGCTGGCCTGCGGCAATGCGGATGATCCGGTAGCCCGACGGGGCCAGAAGGTCCGCGACCCTCTCGTTGGAGGTTACGGCGATCGTGTCGCGGGTCAACTGGCGCAAGGCCCGCGCCATATGCAGCACCAGAGGCATACCGCGATACTCGGCCAGAAGCTTGTCCTCGGGCCCGAAGCGGCGCGAGGCGCCTGCGGCCAGAAGAAGTCCGGTGATCATGTGATCCGCGCCTCGGCCAGCACATCGGCCAGAACCGAGACCGCCAATGTGCGGGCGTCGCGCGCCGAAGGGATCAGCCCGAAAGGACGGTCCATCCGCGCGATCTGTTCGGGGGGCACACCGGCATCGGCCAGCGTGGCGCATCGGGCCTCATGGGTGCGCAGGCTGCCCTGCGCCCCGATATAGAAGGCGTCGCTGGCCAGCGCGTGCGTAAGGATCGGGGGTTCCCAGTCGTGATCGTGGAAAAAGAGCGTGACGGCGGTATAGGGGTCGGTCTGCAGGCCTTCGGGCCAGCGCGCCGAAACGAGGTGGCGCGCGGGATGGCCCTCGGCCTTGCCAATGGTTTCTTCGCTGGGTGAGAAGAGTTCGGTCGGATAGCCTGCCAGATGGGTCAGCCCCGCAAAAATCCGTGCTTCGGGCCCCTTGCCGAAGACCAGAAACCGCAGATCTGGCGTGAGGGTCAGCGCGACCTCGCCCGAGGCATCAGGGAGGGGCAGCCGCAGTGCGGCGGGGCGGCGTGCGGCCAGCTGCGCTTGCGCGGCGATGAAGGGCGCGCGGGCTTCGGGCGTGGAGACCGGCATCAGGAGGATATCGAGCCCGCCGCCGCAGGGCAGGGCCAGATCGGGATAGGGCGAGCCGCGGCCATAACGGATCACGCGGGGCGTGCCGCTGGCGCGGATCGAGGCGGCATGGAGCACCACATCCTCCTCGATGCAGCCCGAGGAGAGCGACCCCGTCCGGCGACCTTCGGGCGTGATCGCCATGCCGGCGCCTTTGGGCCGGTAGGATGGGCCTTCGGTGTCAACGATGAGCGCCAGGACATCGGCCTGCCCGCTGGCGAGGGGCGCGAGCGGGAAGTCCGACTGGGCGAGGGAGAAGGTCCGGCTCTGGGAGGCGGTGCGTTCGGTGGTGGTCATGGTCAGGTCCGGTTTTGTGTTGCTTCCCATGTAAATCGCGCGGCTGCGAATCCTAGCCCTGACCATTGCGCAATGTCTATTGCGGCCCGATAACGGTGTCGGGCCGCAGAGAAGGCGCAATCTTTGGGCGCTCAGCCCTCGCGATAGTAATAGCTGTAGCCGTTGAGCGCGGGCGCACCGCCCAGATGCGCATAGAGAACCTTCGAGCCTTCGGGGAAGAAGCCCTTTTTCGTCAGGTCGATCAGGCCTTGCATGGATTTGCCCTCATAGACCGGATCGGTGATCATGGCCTCGGTGCGGGCGGCAAGGCGGATCGCCTCGTTGGTTTCTTCCGAGGGGACGCCATAGGCGGGATAGGCGTAATCCTCGTTGATGACGATCTCGTCCTCGCGGATCCCGCGCCCGAGTTCCACGAGCTTTGCGGCATTATCCGCGATCTCGCGCACCTGCGCGCGGGTCTGCTCGGGTGTGCCCGAGGCATCAATGCCGATCACCCGGTCGGCGCGGTCCTGCGCGGCAAAGCCCACGATCATCCCCGCCTGTGTCGAGCCGGTCACCACGCAAACAACGATATAGTCAAAGGTGAAGCCCAGCTCCTTCTCCTGCTCGGCCACTTCCTCGGCAAAGCCGATATAGCCGAGCGCGCCATATTTATGGACCGAGGCTCCGGCGGGGATGGCATAGGGTTTCCCGCCACGATCCTTGACCGACTGGATCGCATCCTCCCAGCTCTTGCGGATGCCGATATCGAAGCCGTCCTCCACCAGCCGCGAGTCGGCGCCCATCAGGCGGGTCATCATGATATTGCCGACGCGGTCATAGACGGCGTCATAATGGGGCACCCATTTCTCCTGCACCACGACACAGCCCATGCCGAGTTTGGCGGCCGTGGCCGCGACCATGCGGGTGTGGTTCGATTGCACGCCGCCGATGGAGACCAGCGTATCGGCACCCGAGGCGATGGCGTCGGGGACAATATATTCCAGCTTGCGCAACTTGTTGCCACCCATCGCGAGGCCGGAATTGCAATCCTCCCGCTTGGCATAGATCTCGATGCCGCCGCCAAGCGCCTCGCTCAGGCGGGGCAGATGCTCGATGGGGGTCTTGCCGAAGGTCAGCGGATAACGGGGGAATTTGTCGAGTAGGCTCATCTGGGTCTCCGTTTGGTGATGGAGACAGGCTAGCGAGAAGTCTGTGAAAGGTGCTCTCTAACTTGGCTTGCAGATTTGCGGGATCTCTCTCAAAATTCTCCTGCTGTCGTGAAACAGGAAGATAAAGGGTGATATTTTGGAAGATCCTTCCACAGTAGATCTGGACAGAATCGATCTGTCGATCCTGCGGCTGTTGCAGTCCGACGGGCGGCTGAGCAATGCGGAGCTGGCGGCGCGGTGCAATATCTCGCCCGCCACCTGCCACAGGCGGACGCAGCGGCTGTTCGAGACGGGCGTCATCTCGAATGTGCGCGCGCGGATCGCGCCCGATTGTGTGGGGCTCGGGGCCTTGGTGATGGTGGGCGCGGTGCTCGACCGTTCGACGCCCGAGAGTTTTGCCGAATTCGAGGCGGCGGTGCAGAAGATGCCTGCGGTGCTCGACTGTATCCTCGTTGCAGGGGATTTCGATTATCTGATGAAGATCCGCGTGGGCGATATGCGCGATTTCAACCGCCTGCACGGGCGCGAGCTGATCACCCTGCCGGGGGTGCGCCAGATCCGGACCTTCTTTGCCATCAAGGAAGTGAAGGATGACGCGGCCCTGAAATTCTGAAAATGGGGCGGCTTGCGCGCCGCCCCGATGGATTACTTCTGCGAGATCGCCGTGGCGATCTGGTCCGCATTATAACGCATCAGATCCAGATAGGTTGGCGCCGGGCCGTCGGAGCCCGAGAGCGATTCCGGATAGAGTTCGCCGCCCGGCTGCGCGCCAGTGGCTTCTGCTATCTGTTTGACCAGACGCGGGTCGTTCGAGTTCTCGACGAAATAGGTCTTCACACCATCCGCCTTGATCTGGTCGATCATGCGGGCGACATCTGCGGCGGAGGCTTCGGTCTCGGTGGATACGCCCTGCGGCGCAAGGAAGGTCACGCCATAGGCCTCGCCGAAATAGCCGAAGGCGTCATGGCTCGTCAGGATCTGGCGTTTACCGGTGGACGTCTCGCCGATCTCTTCGCGGATCTTGCCATCCAGCGCACGCAGCTGGTCCTTGTATCTCGCGGCATTGGCCTTGAAATCAGTGGCATCGGCAGGATCGGCCGATGCCAGAGCCATCTCGATATTATCGACCCAGATCATGACATTGGGGATCGAGTTCCAGACATGGGGGTCGGTGACCTGCTTGCCGTCCTCATCAAACATATGGGTTTTGATGCCCTCGGAGACGATGACCGGCTCCTTGTCGGTGCCCGAGGCCTTGGCCAGACGTTTGAACCATGTCTCGAGGCCCTCGCCGCTGAGGAAGGTCACGGGTGCCGCTTTGAGCGCCTTCGCATCCTCGGGGGTGGGGGAGTAGTCATGGGGGTCGCCATTGGCGGGCACGAGGTTGCGCACAGTCACATGCGCGCCGCCCACGTTTTTTACGACATCGCCCAGAACCGAGAAACTGGCGACGACATTGATCGTATCGGCATGGGCGGCCCCGATGGTGGCGACGGTGATGGCCAGCGCCGAAAGCGTGGGGCGGAAGAGATGTGTCATTG belongs to Thioclava sp. GXIMD2076 and includes:
- a CDS encoding Lrp/AsnC ligand binding domain-containing protein, which encodes MEDPSTVDLDRIDLSILRLLQSDGRLSNAELAARCNISPATCHRRTQRLFETGVISNVRARIAPDCVGLGALVMVGAVLDRSTPESFAEFEAAVQKMPAVLDCILVAGDFDYLMKIRVGDMRDFNRLHGRELITLPGVRQIRTFFAIKEVKDDAALKF
- a CDS encoding xanthine dehydrogenase family protein subunit M, which encodes MREFTYSRAEDQAAAIGAMSNGARAIAGGTNLLDLMKIQVEVPQALVDISRVAGLDKVEPQDGGVRIGALVTNADLAADPKIRALYPVLSRAILAGASGQIRNKATTGGNLLQRTRCPYFYDTSMACNKREAGTGCSAQGGVGRMLAIFGTSEDCMAAHPSDMAVAMRVLEAQIEVTGEDGARLVAMDEFYTLPGDRPDVETVLKPGEMITAVVLPAPVKGSVQAYRKVRDRASYAFALVSVAAVITLENGKIAQASLAFGGVGVRPWKNATVDGMLVGQEPSDALFAKVAEALCRDANPHPETEFKLPLLKRSLMAVLREAAGLAPASAGTDKTRTAA
- a CDS encoding nucleotidyltransferase family protein, whose product is MITGLLLAAGASRRFGPEDKLLAEYRGMPLVLHMARALRQLTRDTIAVTSNERVADLLAPSGYRIIRIAAGQPQSESLKAGLAALGTPTRNILITLGDMPALTRKDLARVAEGTAPACACAGSDDPIMPPVLIAPQDIAALREVTGDQGAGRLLRHRPDLRRVILPAAHLRDIDFLADLME
- a CDS encoding 2Fe-2S iron-sulfur cluster-binding protein gives rise to the protein MHTELKVNGTTHRLDHDPRLTLLDALRDHLELTGSKKGCDHGQCGACTVLVNGRRVNACLSLVAMHDGDQVTTIEGLGNPENLSDLQAAFVKKDGYQCGYCTPGQIMSATGMMEEAKAGAPSHVSPDLAGEVSLDDAEIAERMSGNLCRCSAYPFIREAIAMAAEVKK
- the hpxO gene encoding FAD-dependent urate hydroxylase HpxO, which gives rise to MAQKTVIIIGAGIGGLCAGIALRRQGFDVKIFEKVREVRPVGAGLSLWPNGIQCLNHLGLGEQIAKLGGMMEDMAYIDGLTGETMCAFPLTPLWEKSGQRGYPVARAATQEMLMDEFGREEIALGMRLVGVEDLGETVVARFEDGTEVVGDFLIGADGAHSLVREHLLGPKARRYAGYVNWNGIVEVDTAIAPADRWTTFVAEGKRASVMPIGAGDDGEGRFYFFFDQPMPSGVAPERAEYRALLQESFAGWAEPVQKLIAAADGGAINRVEIHDIDPFMTWAKGRICILGDSAHNTTPDLGQGACMAIEDAVVLEDMLAAHADIPAALQAYQAARAERCADLVLRARARCDVTHGVDMAVTEAWYAELRQETGEAILSGISKTVEGSPVYAEFA
- a CDS encoding zinc ABC transporter substrate-binding protein, which encodes MTHLFRPTLSALAITVATIGAAHADTINVVASFSVLGDVVKNVGGAHVTVRNLVPANGDPHDYSPTPEDAKALKAAPVTFLSGEGLETWFKRLAKASGTDKEPVIVSEGIKTHMFDEDGKQVTDPHVWNSIPNVMIWVDNIEMALASADPADATDFKANAARYKDQLRALDGKIREEIGETSTGKRQILTSHDAFGYFGEAYGVTFLAPQGVSTETEASAADVARMIDQIKADGVKTYFVENSNDPRLVKQIAEATGAQPGGELYPESLSGSDGPAPTYLDLMRYNADQIATAISQK
- a CDS encoding XdhC family protein, whose translation is MTTTERTASQSRTFSLAQSDFPLAPLASGQADVLALIVDTEGPSYRPKGAGMAITPEGRRTGSLSSGCIEEDVVLHAASIRASGTPRVIRYGRGSPYPDLALPCGGGLDILLMPVSTPEARAPFIAAQAQLAARRPAALRLPLPDASGEVALTLTPDLRFLVFGKGPEARIFAGLTHLAGYPTELFSPSEETIGKAEGHPARHLVSARWPEGLQTDPYTAVTLFFHDHDWEPPILTHALASDAFYIGAQGSLRTHEARCATLADAGVPPEQIARMDRPFGLIPSARDARTLAVSVLADVLAEARIT
- a CDS encoding 1-aminocyclopropane-1-carboxylate deaminase; the encoded protein is MSLLDKFPRYPLTFGKTPIEHLPRLSEALGGGIEIYAKREDCNSGLAMGGNKLRKLEYIVPDAIASGADTLVSIGGVQSNHTRMVAATAAKLGMGCVVVQEKWVPHYDAVYDRVGNIMMTRLMGADSRLVEDGFDIGIRKSWEDAIQSVKDRGGKPYAIPAGASVHKYGALGYIGFAEEVAEQEKELGFTFDYIVVCVVTGSTQAGMIVGFAAQDRADRVIGIDASGTPEQTRAQVREIADNAAKLVELGRGIREDEIVINEDYAYPAYGVPSEETNEAIRLAARTEAMITDPVYEGKSMQGLIDLTKKGFFPEGSKVLYAHLGGAPALNGYSYYYREG
- a CDS encoding xanthine dehydrogenase family protein molybdopterin-binding subunit gives rise to the protein MNDVFRMDKAQPRLLDEMQQGVLGKPLDRSEGALKVSGLATYAAEVKLPGRVDGVLVRATITKGKVTGIDESSIAHLPGILGVFHGPKFLRNPAQGMADEAPSQPDTRVDYYGQPVALVVAESFEQARDGALNLKISYEAEEVSVDPLDEACHAPDNDGAVIKGEIDKVMAAADAAVDLTFTTAGHVAAAMEPHAAVAEWKGEHVILHGSLQMLRFNRNELADSLGIDPKYVRVLSPYVGGGFGSKLGVGAEAVAACLAAKELGRPVRVVMTRQNVFDAVLHRTQTVQRLRFAADKSGKLLAIGHDDLVTNLSDEGFAEPCSQASQFLYGAETLHFLQTVAQVHRTPTGSVRAPGEAVGMVPFEAAFDELAEKLDMDPVELRLKNIPDADPVDGLAYSARSLAESLREGAKQFGWDQRQAPRSRMEGDWYIGMGVASAARKNLLVPSAARVILRGDGAVVETDMTDIGTGSYTILGQIAAEMLGLPMEKVEVRLGDTDLPGASGSGGSFGANSAGSAVFLAAKKLREEVAGKLGCDVADLTLKDGIARGGNLEKPLSELIESEISAEGAIEGGKTSEEFLSSGFGAHFVEVAVHRWTGETRVRRMLGVFGMGRILNEKTARSQAVGGMIWGVGTALNEELSHDPRTGHLVSRDLANYHVPSHADIPGKMDVVFLEERDDQANPIQTKGIGELGISGAGAAILNAIHNACGVRVYDVPATPDKIVAGLEALEG